The Aneurinibacillus migulanus genome contains the following window.
TGACTTCACTCATTAAGAAAGTGCCATTTATAGAATAAGCAAAAAACACAATTTATTAAAAGAACAGGAGACTATAAATGGATATCTTAATTAGACAAGAACTCACTGAAGAATATAACACGACTGAAGAGGTTATTAAAAAAGCCTTTTTAAATGAAGAATATAGCGATAAGAAAGAGCATCTACTTGTAAATCGTATTAGAAAATCAGATGCATTTATTCCTGAACTTTCATTAGTCGCAATCGATCAAGACGATGAAATTGTTGGTCACATTCTTTTGTCAAAAATTACAATCGTAGATGATGATAAAGCTGTGGATTCTTTGGCTCTTGCTCCAGTTGCTGTTGTACCCGAACATCAGAAAAAAGGAATTGGGAGTCAATTAATTCATACTGCGTTAAAAAAGGCAAAAGAGGTTGGCCATCATTCAGTAATTGTTTTAGGACATAAAGACTATTATCCAAAGTTTGGCTTTAAACAAGCTAGCTTATGGAATATACAAGCACCATTTGAGGTACCTGATGAAGTATTTATGGCTCTAGAGCTAACTGAAAATTCCCTTGAAAGTGTGCAAGGTGTCGTCTATTATTCAAAAGCCTTTTCTGAATGAATCGTTTAGGTATTAATTAAAAAAAGGTTGCCCGAAAATTGTTTTTTAACATTTTCCATGGGCAGCCTTTTTTAATGAAGGATACAATCGGCTAAACATAACATACTTTTCTTATTGAACTATACTGCTTTTAAATTAAGTACATTTCTTCACAATTTCTTCACGTAAAAAATCACTTGGCGTACAAAATTTCCGATTATCTTAACTTCAATGTGAGAACTATTGGAATATCAATGGTTCCCACATCATTTACATGTATTCAATGTAAATATTGGTTTAAATAAAGTATAATGTCTTGTTAAATTAATAAACCGATTAGTTCAAAAACATTTTAATTTAAATATTTAACCCAGGCGTGTCCTTCTGGGAATTGTTGTTTTAAAGATAATTTAAGCCATTCTTTTTCTTCTAGTGAAAGTATTGGGAGGATTGTTTGAAAATCATTATAATCCTTTTCCCTGACTTGAGAAGAGCCAGCCTTATAGAGAAGTTGGACTTCAGGTTTCAAATAAGGTATCCCTTCTGGCGTTCTTAAAAATATTTCGTTTATTGCTCTTTTAATCGATTTTTCCCTTTTATAAATCCAACAACTTTCTTCACTATCAATTAACATAATTTGAAACGCCCAAGGAGAATTATTGTTCTTACTAACCCATACATCATTTGTTGAATTTAAAAATTCTCCTTCTTCCCAAATCATAAGCTTACCATCTTTTGCCTTGTATAGTGTCCAATCTCTCTTTAAAAATTGGTAAGCAACTAGTTGGTCTTTTCGAATGATAATTACATCTATATCACTATGTTGCCTACTCTTATTACCTAAATGTAAATCTAATGCCCAACCTCCAGCAATACACCAACTAATTGGAATTTCAGAAAACACTTCATATATTCTCGAAACGGTTATTGGCATCCAATTATCTATATCGGTTCTCAAATTAATCACTCCTCCCTCTATGAATTAAAGTTTTTCTTATGAATACTCATGTATTCTTACAATATCTTGATTTTTATAAAATCCATTTCGGTTGCACCAATGCGGACACTTTCAAAATCAATGATGCCGGCCACTTGATTTTCATAAACTAAGATATTTCCTGGTCGAAAATCCACATGTATAAAATTAGGTCCATCTGAAGATGGAAGTAATTTCAGATGACGATCAAAATGTTGCAGTGACTGTTCAGATAAACGCGGATTAATCTTCAAAACTTTAATCTCACATTCATTTAGAAACAAAAAACAGCTTGTGATTTATTAATTAGACAAACTGTTTTTATCAAACTTTATTTAAAAGCTACATCTAAAGGAATTGCTGTAAACTCGATTAGTTTGTTTTTTTTATAAGTAAACTTATATTCATAGTTTACTGCCTCATTTAGCATGTTTGGTAGGTAATGTTGTATATCTGCTATCCCTAAATTCCTAGGATGTAGTATCCATGATATATCTTTCCAATCAAGAATTCAAACACCAGGCTGTCCAACTCATTCTAGAAGAGGGGGAGACAGTGACGCAAGCTGCACATGAGCTTGGGCTGCATGAGAATACCCTGTACCGCTGGGTAACAGAGGTTAAAAAAGATGGAGAACAAGCCTTTCTGGGTAGCGGAAACCTGAAGCCAGAAGAGAAATCCCTTCGGGATCTTCAAAAGAAAATGCGGGATCTGGAGGAAGAGAATGAGATTCTAAAAAAGGCCATGCACTCCTTTGCAAAAGACCGGCGTTAGTCTATGCTTTCATTCATAAACACCGCTTCAAACTCCGTGTCGCGAAGATGTGCGCTGTCCTCAACGTTTCCAGAAGCGGATACTATGCATGGACTACACGCAAGGAAAGTGAGCGAAGCAAGCGCCCAAACAGGCTGGAGGTGCAGATTCGTCGTGTCTTCTTAGAGTCACGCCGTCTCTATGGAAGCCCGAAGGTTACTCAAACCCTACGGCAGCAGGGCGTTCAGGTGTCAGAGAAAACGGTGGCCCGTATCATGAAAGAGCTTGGCTTGAAATCCCGTACCGTCAAGAAGTACAAGGCCACGACCAACTCCAGGCACAACCTACCGGTTTACAATAACGTACTCGCTCAGAAGTTTAGCTCCCAGGCACCCAATCAGGTGTGGATGGCAGACATTACATACATTCCTAGCAAAGAGGGCTGGCTATATCTAGCGAGCATCATGGACCTGTATACACGAAAGATTGTCGGTTGGCACATGGATAANCTGACCGGGGAATATGCCTCACACGAGTATCAGGAACGCCTCAAGGAGTATGGCATGAAGGGCAGCATGAGCCGCAAGGGAAACGGTTATGACAACGCCTGCATCGAATCTTTTCACAGTATACTGAAGAAAGAACTTGTGTATCTCGAAACCTTTTCAACACGAGCTGAGGCAAAGAAGCGTATTTTCGAGTACATTGCATGTTTTTACAATGGAAAGCGAATCCACTCTTCCATCGGATATGTCACGCCCAACCAATGCGAACGTACGTACCGAAAAACAGCGTGATTCTCTCGATTCATTGTGTCCAATCTATTGACAGAGGTTCAAGATAAAGAGAAATAAAAAAGGACATTTCAAAATTGAATGTCCTGAGTAATTATCATAGAGATCTAATATCTTCCTTTGAAAAGTTAGAACCAAGGATTTTTTGGTTTTCTACGAACACATTTAAATATCTTTGTGAAATATCCCAATAGGCTTTCATCATTTCATAGTTACTGCTACTGATTTTTTCTTGATCTTTTTCATTTGGTATCGGAACGTAAACATCATTTAAAAGATCATCAATCTGTACCCTAGCCCTTGAAGATGATGAACCAGTTGATAATCTAACGATTTGATTTTTTACGTGTTCTGCTTGAAGAATTGACAATAATACATATTTATTTTTGGGTTTTATATAGTCATTTTCAATTAAGACAATTCTATATACTTCCTTAGAAACTACTCCAATTCCGTCAATAGGAGGTGCAATCGTTACCCTACTTTTTCTAGGATTGATACGTGTAAATAGGATATCGTCAGGATGGAATAAATGTAAAGAATCCGCAGTTATCTCTTTACCCGACAATTTTCTAATATTACTAACTGTTCCAGTTTCAGAAGAAATATCAGGTACCTCTAAATAATTATAAATTGTAGTATCAAGAATTGGATATGGTATATTTTCTACCGAACAAATCTCACTTAGAGGTACTAGATTTTCAAATTTATTTTGTAACTGTTTACGGTCAATCATATTAAGAAGGTAATTTGCATCTATCCTATAATCATTTATTAGATCTTGACTTATCCAGCCACATTCTCCTTCATTTTCTGAAACTCTAATGTTTTCAAAAATTTCTTCGGACTGCCTTAAAAAGAAATCTAAATCATTTTTATCATTTGGTTTATACATTTTCTTACCTGTTTCATAACCTACTTCAACTGACCTACCTAGAAAAACAAAATTCGGTTTGTTGAATTGGGGATTTGATTTGTCTTTTTTTCTTAACCCAATTATACAGGTTTTTGATACAGACCCACCGAAAGGAATAAAAGCACCCTCAGGGAGACTAATGGAACATAATAAGTATGCTTTTTCTAATAACCACCTTCTAAAATATCTATAAACTTTATTATTTAACAATCCTTCAGGAAGAACAATAAAAAGATCTCCACCAGGTTTTAAAAGTTTTAAACTTTTTTCAACAAATAAAATATCTAGTTCTTCACTTTTTTTACCTATACCAAGTTCATATTGAGAAAGTATTTTTTCAAAATCATATTTTATTGTAAAAGGTGGATTAGTTAAAATATAATCAAAATGATCAGTCGGTAGTTTATTTGATGATAAAGTATCACCTTGATAAATATTATTCCAACCGTCACCATGCATGATTAAGTTGATTTTTGCTAATACGTGTAAATCGTAGTCAGCTTCATGCCCCCAGATAGACTTGTCAATTGAATCATCAAATTTCTTCTTTGACTCTTTTTCTGAATCTGGAGAATTGATTATTTTCTGATTTACATAATTAAAGGTTTGAATAAGAAATCCTCCAGAACCACAGGCTGGGTCTAAGAAAACATCTCCAATTTCTGGGTCTGCAAACTTTACAATAAAATCTACAATTTCCCTTGGGGTAAAGTATTGGTCAAAATCACCGCGAAGAGTAGATTTTAAGAAAATTTCATAAACCGCACCCTTAATATCATCACCAGTTCCTAAGAAAGAAAATGGTTCTAAATTCTTAACAACTTCAACAAGACAATCGTTATCAGTTATAGATAAAGACTCGTCTTCATTAGTATAAATTCCTGGGTATTTTGTTTTTGCGTCGTTAAATAAATTCTTAAAGATTTCAATTTCGGTTGTTTCATTATGAAGGGCATTTGCACTTAAATATTCTATCGTAAAACGATTTGAACCTTGACCAACCTTTACCCTACGTTCTTCATTCATCTTTACTAGGAGAATTTTTGTCATTTCTCTAAAAGATTGATCTGTTCTTATTAGCCCCTTTTTTTCAATTACATCCTTACTTCGATTTATTACTTTATATAGTTCATTTGGTTCTAATAAAGTTAAGAGAACACTTCGGATCTCTCTTTTTTCCACTTCGTTAAAAGTTTTCTTTTTAGTCCTATCTATATCCCTAAGTAATTGTGCCTTAGTTGGGATCTCGAGACCTCTTATTCCAGTGAATACATTACTTACAACACAATCAATTCCATTAGTAGTAACAGAATACAATGCGGAAGGAGTAGAGATGAGTTTAGCATAGCTTGTTGATTGTAAAATATCTTTCTCAGTCAAAGATTTTGTAGGTTTCTTTACGTCAATTACAAGTTCTACTCTATTGTTAATTAAAATCTCTATATCAGAATAAACAGTAGTTTTTTTAGAACCAATAACTACTTCAATTGGATTTTCATATCTAAAATCTTCTTCGGAATAACCAAGTTCCTTCAAAATATGGAATTACTACTTTTATTTTTAGATCTTCTTCTGACTTTACTTTAGTATTAAAGTCATCAATGTTATTTAGTATCCAATCTTTTAGTGACATTTATTAAGTACACTCCTCAGTTTCAAACTATCGTACTAAACCATTCTAACACCTTCCAAATAATTTGATAATATCAATTTTAACTGCATTACATAAAAGGTAGCTATTATATCAACTTATTACCTTTTGAGAGTTATTTTTCATTACAACATTATCAATTGTAAAAAAGTTATAGTTATCATTAGTCTTTGTAAATAAAAAGTTAGGTAAAATCATGTGATTATTTTGATCTTCTTAACTACTATGTCTCTTAGCACGTCTCAATTCTTCAGAATTTTTAATCATCATTTATTTAAGATATCAGTTTTTAAATTTGAACAAGAATAAAATACGTTAACTTAACTTAAATTAAATTTACATATATTGTAAAGTGGGTAATTACATATGTTTGAAACTAGGAGTAATCGTTTAATGGAAATTCTTCTTATTACTTTCTTTGGTGCTATTGTATCTATTCTAAACACATTATGGTTAAGGGAAGCATTATTAAAACAAATTGAGAAAATAGCCAAAAATACTGAAACAAATATAGTAAAAGCAAAAATAATTGAGTGAGAAAAGGGGTAGTTAAGAAAATATTTAAAACAGAGGTTGCAAAGGAACAACGCAACCTCTTATTTTAATGGATTAAATTTGATTCATATTCCATAACAGTAATTTACTTCATACTTGCAACTATAAAAAAGCGAGTTATAATAATACTAGTGGAATTGAAAGGAATACTAGTGATTAAAGCTGAAAAATACTAGTGATATAAAATAGAAGAAACTGATTTGACGTTGATTTGACTGGGATTTGACTGGATTAACGATAATTAAAATTATCTGAAATAATACGTCCAGTCTTCAAAAACGAGTGTGATGTCCAAGAAACAAAAGGTGGGTTCAATGCCCACCTTTTGTTTCTTGGACATCATAAGTTTACCGAATTATGCTTCTGATTTGGGATAGACACTAACCTGATACTAACCCCAAAAATCCAGTTGGAGCCGTTAGTTCCGATATAATATTAACTTAATTTTCGTTGCATAAAATAGGCATTTTACGCAACGAAAATTCTAATGTAAAAAAGCAGGAGACACCCCCCACTTTGTTGTACAACGAGATAAAACTATCTCTATTCCTCTTTAGTGTGTATACATTTATGTCACGATTTTATGACATAAATGTATACGCATAACTAACGAAAAAAATATTTTTTCCTGTGTATTTACCAGATGATTTATTATGCAAAAATCAAATAAGCTACTTTTCGTTATAATTTGCCTTTTTGATAAAAGAAAATGTGTTTATTACGTCATTAATTAGACTTCTTTTTTACTTATTTTTACATGAGGGTATTTTGAGATGTTTGCTTCTAAGTAATCTTGTAAATCCAACGATTGTTCAGAGGCTCTCCACCAGTGAAGTTCTAAATTTTCTTTAATATGATCTGGAAACATAATCACAAAGGCAAAAGACATTTGTTCATGCTCAGGGATTTCTAAATTAGGCTCCCTACCCTCTATTTTTGCTTTTTGTAGCCATAAATTAAATGTATTTTGCAGTGTGAGTTTTGTTGACGCTATGAATCAAGATGCGTCGGGAGGCTTCTGTTCATAAATACCTTGAGGTCAAACGCTACGTAGGCTCCTCCGTCTTCAGCATTGTAAACTTTTATGGAACCGCCGTGCTTGGCAACCAATTGCCTGGCAATATACATTCCGAGTCCGGAATGTCCGTCCTTGCTTCCCCTCGCTTCATCGCCCCGGTAGAATTTGTTGAAAATGTTGTCCATATCCTTCTTACTGAAGCCCTTTCCCGAATCGCGAATTTCAAAAAAAGCTCTGTGCTGCTCCACCTTCACAGACAAATGAATCCTGCCTCCATTCGGGGTGTACTGCAGGCTGTTCGACATGATATTGTCGAGAATGCGTTCTAGCTTTTCCGTATCCAATAAACAGCCCCTGTCGCCCGCACCTTCTATTTCGGCTATCAGCTCGATCCCTCTCCGCTTCGCCTGCAGCTCGTAATTACCCACTCTCTGTTCGATGAACGACCTCATGCATACGGGGGTAAGCTTTAAATCTCGGCCGGAGCTCTCCAAATCAGCGGTGTACAGCATTTGCCGCACAAAATCGGATCCTTTCTCGGCATTTTCTTTGATGACGGCAAGGTATCTGCTCTCTTTCTCGCTTCTTCCGGCATCCGAATCAATGAGCGCTTCCGAGTAGCCACGAATGACAGAGAGCGGGGCTTTCAGGTCGTGCGCCAGCGCCTCCACCATCTCCACCCGTTCCTGTTCCATCTTCCACTGAGCCGACAGGGAGTTCTTCAGTTCATCCTTCATCTCGGAAAAGGCCATGCACAGCCTTCCCAGTTCATTATTCGCGCGATACTCCACCTCAAAATCAAGGTCTTTCTCCCGGATCTTCCGAGAGGCGTCCATCAGCAATTGCAGTGGTTTATTGATTTGATTCGTGAAAACCTTGGAAAACATTAGAGTGAAGATAACCACATAAACGATTGGCGAAAAGAGCGCGCCGATAAACAGCGTGGTAAGCCACCCATTCCCGGTATCATTGGTATAGGTGGTATTCAAGGAGTAGGCGAGCAGAACGGCACCGGATATCCTTCGGTCTTCGCCGATGATGGGTATGGTTTGGATGTATCGGCCCCGAAATCCCGTCGTTATATTGAACTGGTCGTATAGCTGCTTACGGTTTTCAATGAATTTTTGGGTCAATGTGCCATACAGAATAACGCCTTCGCTATTCAGCACCTGATACTCTATTCCTTTTACTGGTATGACTTTCTCCAGGTCGTTTCTTGCGGACAGCAGAAGCAGCCTGGTGTTTTGCTGCCGGATATAGTCCTTTACCCGAGGCAACTGGTTTTCATAATAATTGGCGGGATAAATTTTTTTGTATTCCAGATGATTAAAGAGAACCACTGCCAAGGCATAGGTAATCGTTGTGGCCAATATGCTCGACAGAATAATCAGGACGAAGTTGACCCTGAATTGTGTTTTTAACGGTCGGTTTTTCACGATGTGCCGCTCCTCCGCTTACGCCTTGTTCCACTTGTAGCCGATCCCCCACACGGTCAGGATATATTCGCCGGACGGATCGGCCTCGGTAAATTTTGCCCTGATTTTTTTCACATGTTCGACTACCGTCGTAGAGTCGCCCTCGGCATCATAGCCCCAAACCTTTCCATAGATCTGATCTCTGGAAAAAACCTGCCCGCCATGCATGGCGAGAAGTTCGACAATATCGTATTCCCGCTTGGTGAGCGCTATGGGGACGCCATCTATCCTGACCACTCGGCTTCGCAGGTCCATATCGAGTTTTCCGAAAAAGAGCTTGGTTCTTTTGCTTTCTGCATTTAAATATTGTGCCCGTTTTTCCCGCCGCAAATTGGCATCGATTCTAGCCAGAAACTCCTGCAGGCCGAACGGCTTCACCACATAATCGTCCCCGCCGAGTGTAAGCCCCCTGATCCGGTCTGCTTCTGATTGCTTCGCGCTCAAGAAGATGATGGGGCACAGCACCTCATCCCTGATTGCGCGGCAGACGTCAAATCCGTTCATGCCCGGTATCATGATATCAAGGATGATAAGGTCCGGTTGCCTTCGCGCCAGCTTTACTCCCTCGTTGCCTTCGTACACAGACAACACCTCATGCCCTTTTGCCTTCAACTCGTCGGCAAGCAGCATAACAAGCTCTTTTTCATCATCGATAATCAAAATTCTACTCATAGGCTTTCCGGCCTTCCCACCTGAAAAACCATATTGTACCGCAAACTGTGACAAGTATAAACGTTGCGATTGCTGGCACTAGACCTTTGACCGCCAACTGTGTGAAATAATCCGAGGCTATGATGCTATCGGGCAACTGGAGGCCGGGCATAAAGACCTCGGGAAGCTGCGATAGCCGCACCGACCACGCCCACGGCACAAACTGCCAGATCCGGTCACCTACGGTCGTAGTCCCAATAATGGCGGCAATAAGAAAACCAGCCCCTCCGGCAGCAATGGATGCGCCTAACCCATATGCAAAACCCAAGAATAGATGAAACGTGTAAAGAAAGAGAGACCCCGTCACCGCTAGAAGCATACCTTCTACAAACAAGCCCACTTGAATCATGCTAATGTGCAGCACATATTCCATTCCAACAAGCAGAATAAACGTCGAGATGAACATATCTGCTGTCGTCATCAGAATGAGCATAAGTAGCTTGCTGATATAAACTTGCGCTCTGGGTACCGTTTGTCCCAGAATTCCGTTAAAATTGCCGGCATGCTCCTCCTGCACGCCCATAAAGCCTGCAAGCAGCCCGGCGCTAACCGGCAGGAGCGCTGTTCTCATTTGAAAGAAGGCTTCGTAAATCTTGGATTGCAAATCCGGGGTTTGTTTATAATTTCCAAAATACCATATCAGCAAAAATGCATATGCGACAGGCGCTGCGAAGATAATCAGCCTGACTGCCGTTCGCTTGGTCTTGAGCCAGTCGGAGGACAAAACACGGAATAAAGTCAATGTCAGCGTACCTCCCTTTTGGCAAACCAGATGGCCGTGAGCACCGACGTGGCCGCAAGAAAGGCAAGGGAAACTGCGATTCCCAGAGGAACGACAGAATCGTTTAGCAGCGGGTCGCCCTCTTGAAGCGGAATGCCATTTGGATGGACGCCGATAATCGGGCTCATCAATCGCATCGGCCAGCTCCATGGAACAAAAATCCACCAAGGCCTGGGTGCCGCAATGACTCCCGCGAACAGACCGCAGAGGCCGAGCACAACTGCTGCGATAGTGCCTTTCCATGCCGCCGCAAACAGCTGAATAGGAATGAGACTGAGCGATACCAGCCAGATGATGGCACTGGCCTCGACGATTTTTCCTATGGGTGCCGTCCCTTGTGCAATCAAGGAACCGGCAATCAGATTTACAAAAATGAGAGTAACCGAGGATAACAAGGTATAAAAGGCAAGGACGGTTATTTTGCCAAACCATAGAGTGGATGCGTTTAAATTGTAGGTTCGCAGGCAGCGGTAATTTCCGGCCTTCCTTTCCCGCATTTCGACGAGAGCGCAAAGCAGAGCTGTGCCCAAGGGAATGAATATAAGCGGCCACCAATTAAATACCATGCATAGAAACAAGTC
Protein-coding sequences here:
- a CDS encoding lantibiotic immunity ABC transporter MutG family permease subunit, with the translated sequence MTLFRVLSSDWLKTKRTAVRLIIFAAPVAYAFLLIWYFGNYKQTPDLQSKIYEAFFQMRTALLPVSAGLLAGFMGVQEEHAGNFNGILGQTVPRAQVYISKLLMLILMTTADMFISTFILLVGMEYVLHISMIQVGLFVEGMLLAVTGSLFLYTFHLFLGFAYGLGASIAAGGAGFLIAAIIGTTTVGDRIWQFVPWAWSVRLSQLPEVFMPGLQLPDSIIASDYFTQLAVKGLVPAIATFILVTVCGTIWFFRWEGRKAYE
- a CDS encoding response regulator transcription factor is translated as MSRILIIDDEKELVMLLADELKAKGHEVLSVYEGNEGVKLARRQPDLIILDIMIPGMNGFDVCRAIRDEVLCPIIFLSAKQSEADRIRGLTLGGDDYVVKPFGLQEFLARIDANLRREKRAQYLNAESKRTKLFFGKLDMDLRSRVVRIDGVPIALTKREYDIVELLAMHGGQVFSRDQIYGKVWGYDAEGDSTTVVEHVKKIRAKFTEADPSGEYILTVWGIGYKWNKA
- a CDS encoding lantibiotic immunity ABC transporter MutE/EpiE family permease subunit, encoding MLNAIQSENLKYKRSFSQKLVFIAPLFFALYAIIVKLLISAVETPWDLFLCMVFNWWPLIFIPLGTALLCALVEMRERKAGNYRCLRTYNLNASTLWFGKITVLAFYTLLSSVTLIFVNLIAGSLIAQGTAPIGKIVEASAIIWLVSLSLIPIQLFAAAWKGTIAAVVLGLCGLFAGVIAAPRPWWIFVPWSWPMRLMSPIIGVHPNGIPLQEGDPLLNDSVVPLGIAVSLAFLAATSVLTAIWFAKREVR
- a CDS encoding sensor histidine kinase; this encodes MKNRPLKTQFRVNFVLIILSSILATTITYALAVVLFNHLEYKKIYPANYYENQLPRVKDYIRQQNTRLLLLSARNDLEKVIPVKGIEYQVLNSEGVILYGTLTQKFIENRKQLYDQFNITTGFRGRYIQTIPIIGEDRRISGAVLLAYSLNTTYTNDTGNGWLTTLFIGALFSPIVYVVIFTLMFSKVFTNQINKPLQLLMDASRKIREKDLDFEVEYRANNELGRLCMAFSEMKDELKNSLSAQWKMEQERVEMVEALAHDLKAPLSVIRGYSEALIDSDAGRSEKESRYLAVIKENAEKGSDFVRQMLYTADLESSGRDLKLTPVCMRSFIEQRVGNYELQAKRRGIELIAEIEGAGDRGCLLDTEKLERILDNIMSNSLQYTPNGGRIHLSVKVEQHRAFFEIRDSGKGFSKKDMDNIFNKFYRGDEARGSKDGHSGLGMYIARQLVAKHGGSIKVYNAEDGGAYVAFDLKVFMNRSLPTHLDS
- a CDS encoding nucleotidyltransferase domain-containing protein; its protein translation is MRTDIDNWMPITVSRIYEVFSEIPISWCIAGGWALDLHLGNKSRQHSDIDVIIIRKDQLVAYQFLKRDWTLYKAKDGKLMIWEEGEFLNSTNDVWVSKNNNSPWAFQIMLIDSEESCWIYKREKSIKRAINEIFLRTPEGIPYLKPEVQLLYKAGSSQVREKDYNDFQTILPILSLEEKEWLKLSLKQQFPEGHAWVKYLN
- a CDS encoding GNAT family N-acetyltransferase, which codes for MDILIRQELTEEYNTTEEVIKKAFLNEEYSDKKEHLLVNRIRKSDAFIPELSLVAIDQDDEIVGHILLSKITIVDDDKAVDSLALAPVAVVPEHQKKGIGSQLIHTALKKAKEVGHHSVIVLGHKDYYPKFGFKQASLWNIQAPFEVPDEVFMALELTENSLESVQGVVYYSKAFSE
- a CDS encoding N-6 DNA methylase, which gives rise to MKELGYSEEDFRYENPIEVVIGSKKTTVYSDIEILINNRVELVIDVKKPTKSLTEKDILQSTSYAKLISTPSALYSVTTNGIDCVVSNVFTGIRGLEIPTKAQLLRDIDRTKKKTFNEVEKREIRSVLLTLLEPNELYKVINRSKDVIEKKGLIRTDQSFREMTKILLVKMNEERRVKVGQGSNRFTIEYLSANALHNETTEIEIFKNLFNDAKTKYPGIYTNEDESLSITDNDCLVEVVKNLEPFSFLGTGDDIKGAVYEIFLKSTLRGDFDQYFTPREIVDFIVKFADPEIGDVFLDPACGSGGFLIQTFNYVNQKIINSPDSEKESKKKFDDSIDKSIWGHEADYDLHVLAKINLIMHGDGWNNIYQGDTLSSNKLPTDHFDYILTNPPFTIKYDFEKILSQYELGIGKKSEELDILFVEKSLKLLKPGGDLFIVLPEGLLNNKVYRYFRRWLLEKAYLLCSISLPEGAFIPFGGSVSKTCIIGLRKKDKSNPQFNKPNFVFLGRSVEVGYETGKKMYKPNDKNDLDFFLRQSEEIFENIRVSENEGECGWISQDLINDYRIDANYLLNMIDRKQLQNKFENLVPLSEICSVENIPYPILDTTIYNYLEVPDISSETGTVSNIRKLSGKEITADSLHLFHPDDILFTRINPRKSRVTIAPPIDGIGVVSKEVYRIVLIENDYIKPKNKYVLLSILQAEHVKNQIVRLSTGSSSSRARVQIDDLLNDVYVPIPNEKDQEKISSSNYEMMKAYWDISQRYLNVFVENQKILGSNFSKEDIRSL